Proteins encoded by one window of Camelus bactrianus isolate YW-2024 breed Bactrian camel chromosome 9, ASM4877302v1, whole genome shotgun sequence:
- the LGALS7B gene encoding galectin-7: MNVPHKTSLPEGIRVGTVLRIRGVVPDKAGRFYVNLLCSEEPGGEAALHFNPRLDESTVVFNTLERGAWGQEERGSGIPFQRGQPFDVLLIATEEGFKAVVGDSEYHHFRYRIPPARVRALEVGGDLQLELVKIF, encoded by the exons ATG AACGTGCCCCACAAGACCTCTCTGCCCGAGGGCATCCGAGTCGGTACCGTGTTGAGAATTCGTGGCGTTGTCCCGGACAAGGCTGGCAG GTTCTATGTAAACCTGCTGTGCAGTGAGGAGCCGGGCGGTGAGGCCGCCCTGCATTTCAATCCTCGGCTGGACGAGTCCACCGTGGTCTTCAACACCCTGGAGCGCGGCGCCTGGGGCCAAGAGGAGCGGGGCTCGGGCATTCCCTTCCAGCGTGGGCAGCCCTTCGATGTGCTCCTCATCGCCACCGAAGAGGGCTTCAAG GCTGTGGTCGGGGACTCGGAATACCACCACTTCCGCTACCGCATCCCGCCGGCGCGCGTGCGCGCGTTGGAGGTGGGCGGGGACCTGCAGCTAGAGCTGGTGAAGATCTTCTGA